The following are encoded together in the Candidatus Tumulicola sp. genome:
- a CDS encoding KGG domain-containing protein — MSVREAGRRGGERVKAKYGSEFYEEIGRKGGQATKTKYGPSFYEVIGQKGGQRPKKKAGTAS, encoded by the coding sequence ATGAGCGTTCGCGAAGCGGGACGTCGTGGAGGCGAACGCGTCAAAGCCAAATATGGTTCAGAATTTTACGAGGAGATCGGTCGCAAAGGCGGCCAGGCGACGAAAACCAAGTACGGCCCGTCCTTCTACGAGGTGATTGGCCAAAAAGGCGGACAGCGCCCCAAAAAAAAAGCTGGAACGGCTTCTTAA